The genomic segment CTGCAGTATTTCTCGTCGTTCACGGTCGAGAGACAGAATCTCGTCGATCGGCGCCTCGGCATGCAATTTCTGCAGCGCTGCTTTCACCTCGTCAGGATGCTCGCGGATGAAGTGAATATCAAGCATGCTCGCCTCCTCATACACAGAATACGCCCCCTCCTCCGCAGGACGAGGGGGCGCTCGTGGTACCACCTGCTTTCACCGCCGCAGCGGCCTCGAAAAGCTGTAACGGGCGAACCCGGCCCCTTTACGACAGTTGCCTGTCCCTCCAGGAGCGACGGTTCCCTGTGCGGGAACGGCGGAGGGGATTCACCGCACCGCGCCATCGCCTTCCACCCGGCGGCGACTCTCTGGTGGAGCTGCTGTGGTTACTGATCTCCGCGCACGTCAATTTACAACGAGTGATCTTTCGACCGATTATACAATCCCAACTAGTAAAGTCAAGAAATCGCGCTTTTACATTTCATTTCCACCGGGACACGGCTCGCCACACACGATTTCATCGTATTGAATCGCCCAGCGTTAGAATTGACATTCTGGCAATCTACATTTATCCTCTCGAAGTGGACGATGGAACGATCGCTTCTCGGATGAGTGTATCCTCTTTGGGATTCACGGAAACGACCTCCGTAAGCCGCAGCGAACGAAAAGAACGACAAACCCTGGGCGATTTCTGCTTTGATTTGGACACCTTCGCCAGGAAAGGACACCGGAATGGACATCTTCCAGAAGTGCCGTGAGTATACGATTGCGCGACAAATGCAAGCCGAAGGACTCTATCCATACTTCCTGCCGCTCGAAGATACGGAAGGCACGGAGGTCATCATCGATGGCCGCAAAATCCTGATGATCGGTTCCAACAATTACCTCGGCTTGACCACCGACCCGCGTGTACGCAAAGCGGCCACGGATGCAGTCGAACGCTACGGCACCAGCTGCACGGGATCGCGTTTTCTCAACGGAACACTGGCCCTGCACAAGGAATGCGAGCAACGGCTGGCGGATTTCGTGGGCAAAGAAGCCGCCCTCGTGTTCAGCACCGGCTATCAGACCAACGTCGGTACCATCTCGTGCCTGATCGGCCGGGGCGACGTCGTCGTGACTGACAAGGACGATCACGCCAGCATCGTCGATGGCTGCATGATGTCGCTCGGCGATATGCGGCGCTTCAACCACAACGACCTCGATCATCTCGAACGTGTCTTGAGCAAGATCGATGATAAAGCGGGGCGCATGGTCGTCGTCGACGGCGTGTACAGCATGGGCGGAGACCTGGCTCCCCTGCCGGATAAGATTCCCATCTGCCAGAAATACGGCGCTCGCCTGATGGTC from the Anaerolineales bacterium genome contains:
- a CDS encoding pyridoxal phosphate-dependent aminotransferase family protein — translated: MDIFQKCREYTIARQMQAEGLYPYFLPLEDTEGTEVIIDGRKILMIGSNNYLGLTTDPRVRKAATDAVERYGTSCTGSRFLNGTLALHKECEQRLADFVGKEAALVFSTGYQTNVGTISCLIGRGDVVVTDKDDHASIVDGCMMSLGDMRRFNHNDLDHLERVLSKIDDKAGRMVVVDGVYSMGGDLAPLPDKIPICQKYGARLMVDDAHSVGVMGGGRGTSAHFGVTDQVDLIMGTFSKSFASLGGFIAGDESTIHYIQHNSRALIFSASMPASNVAAVLAALDIME